The DNA segment CCGTCACTGCGTCGGTGCCGGCGGCGACGCTGCACCCCATCGCCTCGAGGGCGTCGAGGAACCGGCGGTCGCCCTGGACGGAAGTCGGGTTCAGGCCCGTGACCGCGACCCTCCCGCCGCAGACGGCCGCGACCGCGAAGAGATAGGAGGCCGAGGAGTAGTCGCCCTCGACCCGGTAATCCCTCCCCCGGTAGGCTCTACCGCTCTCCACCCGGAACCGGTCGTAGCCCTGCCGCTCGATATGCGCACCGAACCGGAGCATCACGTCCGCGGTCACGTCGAGATACGACCGCGAGGCCGGGGTCGCCGGGAGCGTGAGTTCCACGTCCTCCTCTGCGTAGGGCGCCGCCATCAGGATGGACGAGACGAACTGGCTGCTGATGCTTCCGTCGATCGTCGCCCTCCCGCCCCGGAGTCTCCCGGAGATGCGGATGGGCGGGTAGCCGGGCTGACCGGTGAACGCGACGTCACCCCCGAGGGCCCGGAGCGCCCCCGCAAGGGGGCCGACCGGCCGCTCGAGCATCCGTGGGCTCCCCGTCAGCACCACCGGGTGCTGCGAGAGGAGCGCCGCCGAGGTGAGGAGCCGCAGCGTCGTCCCGGAGTTCCCGCAGTCGATGGTGACCTCTCCCGCCGCCGGGAAGGTGCCGCTGCAGCCGGCGACGGCGATCTCCCCCGGCAGCCACTCGAGCGGCACCCCGAGGGCTTCGAGCCCCCGGGCGGTCAGTTCTGTATCGGCCGCCCGGAGCGGCCGTGCGATTCGCGTTCTTCCCAAGGCGAGCGCTCCCGCGATCAGCGCCCGGTGGGTGTAACTCTTGGAGGGCGGCGCCGGAAACGCCGCGTCGACCGGGCCGGTCTGCGAGACGCGGACGATCATATCGGCACCTCCATGCGGGCGTAGCACCCGAGTTCCCTGACGGTGGTCATGCTCTTGAGTTCCTCCTTTGCTTCCCGCCATCCTTCGGCGATCTCCATGTCGATGAAGAACAGATACTTCCCCATGCCCCGGCGGGACGGCCGCGACTCGATCCGGGTCAGGTTGATCCCGCGCCGGGCGAAGACCGCGAGGATATCGGCAAGGAGCCCGACCCGGTCGAGTTCGGGGTCTACGAGGAGGCTGCACTTCGTGGCTCCCGCGATCTCACGGGGGAGAGCAGATATCTCGACGAACCGGGTGGTGTTGTCCCTGCTGTTCTGGACATCCCGGACGGCAATCGGGAGACCGTAGATCCGTGCCGCCGTCTCCGAGACGACCGCGCCGGCGCGGCTCTCTCTCTGCATCGCCATCGCGCTCGCCGCATTGCTGCTCGTGTGCACGACCTCCACCCCGAGTCCGTCGAGGAGGACGGAGCACTGCTCGTGCGTCTGCGGGTGGGCGTAGATGACCGGGAGGCGTGCGGGGTCTCCCCTGGCCGCGAGGTGGTGCCGGACGGGCATGTAAGCCTC comes from the Methanoculleus marisnigri JR1 genome and includes:
- the aroA gene encoding 3-phosphoshikimate 1-carboxyvinyltransferase encodes the protein MIVRVSQTGPVDAAFPAPPSKSYTHRALIAGALALGRTRIARPLRAADTELTARGLEALGVPLEWLPGEIAVAGCSGTFPAAGEVTIDCGNSGTTLRLLTSAALLSQHPVVLTGSPRMLERPVGPLAGALRALGGDVAFTGQPGYPPIRISGRLRGGRATIDGSISSQFVSSILMAAPYAEEDVELTLPATPASRSYLDVTADVMLRFGAHIERQGYDRFRVESGRAYRGRDYRVEGDYSSASYLFAVAAVCGGRVAVTGLNPTSVQGDRRFLDALEAMGCSVAAGTDAVTVERTGDLKGIEIDMSSSPDTVQTLAAVAATAGSPTTITGTAHLQYKESDRVGVTADTLRRMGAGVEVTEDSLTITPAPLHGVAVDPHDDHRTAMAFAVLGLAVGGMAIRDPECVEKSFPGFWEALYGEGLL
- a CDS encoding prephenate dehydratase, with product MTVATLGPAGTVSHELAARLYGDDIELLPTIRAIIKRVASGGAKGLVPIENSEAGGVGETLQGLMEFDVSITGEAYMPVRHHLAARGDPARLPVIYAHPQTHEQCSVLLDGLGVEVVHTSSNAASAMAMQRESRAGAVVSETAARIYGLPIAVRDVQNSRDNTTRFVEISALPREIAGATKCSLLVDPELDRVGLLADILAVFARRGINLTRIESRPSRRGMGKYLFFIDMEIAEGWREAKEELKSMTTVRELGCYARMEVPI